One stretch of Desulfovibrio sp. JC010 DNA includes these proteins:
- the pyrF gene encoding orotidine-5'-phosphate decarboxylase: MSELVVALDFKDAQSAIEMAEKVRGVAPWVKIGLELFCAEGPEIITRFKEMGFKVFVDLKFFDIPNTVKGAVRSATRAGADMLSLHALGGERMAIAAREGRAEGANGSEGPLLMAITILTSMDEDDIPFPVPDGLGAAVLDLALGSSQAGLDGVVCSGLEVQAIKEKCGKDFLALTPGIRPASVSDDQRRVVTPAQAVERGSNFLVVGRPITGADDPADAARRIVAEMNS, from the coding sequence ATGTCTGAATTAGTAGTTGCCCTTGATTTTAAAGATGCGCAGTCCGCCATTGAAATGGCTGAAAAAGTCCGTGGCGTGGCTCCGTGGGTGAAAATCGGCCTTGAACTTTTTTGTGCTGAAGGACCGGAGATTATTACCCGGTTCAAGGAAATGGGTTTCAAGGTTTTTGTGGACCTGAAATTTTTTGATATTCCCAACACAGTGAAAGGTGCGGTCCGTTCCGCCACCCGCGCCGGGGCTGATATGCTCAGTCTGCATGCTCTCGGCGGGGAACGCATGGCCATCGCCGCCCGTGAAGGGCGTGCCGAGGGCGCAAACGGCAGCGAAGGACCGCTGCTTATGGCGATTACCATCCTGACCAGCATGGACGAAGATGACATTCCCTTTCCGGTGCCTGACGGACTGGGGGCTGCGGTACTTGATCTGGCTCTGGGGTCATCTCAGGCCGGGCTGGACGGCGTGGTCTGCTCCGGGCTGGAAGTGCAAGCCATCAAGGAAAAATGCGGTAAGGATTTTCTGGCTCTTACTCCGGGTATCCGGCCCGCTTCTGTTTCCGATGACCAGCGCAGGGTGGTTACCCCGGCGCAGGCTGTTGAGCGCGGTTCCAACTTTCTCGTGGTCGGCAGGCCGATCACCGGGGCGGATGATCCGGCAGATGCCGCACGCAGGATTGTTGCTGAAATGAATTCATAA
- the gmk gene encoding guanylate kinase, with protein sequence MSDVLIPEKKGQVLVLCAPSGTGKSTLVKKLRGEFPQIGFSISCTTREPREGEEDGKDYFFLSVDEFNEKLEAGEFAEWAEVHGNFYGTPKKPVEKMLFKGMDILFDIDFQGCMQLMESMPDGMFVFLMPPSYGELRKRLEGRNTDTEPVINRRMLNAMKEMASAPKFEYWIVNDDLDKAYAELKAIYLAGKNRPCSNPGLLESILSTWE encoded by the coding sequence ATGAGTGATGTTCTGATCCCGGAAAAAAAAGGGCAGGTGCTGGTTCTTTGCGCCCCGTCCGGTACCGGGAAAAGTACTCTGGTAAAAAAGCTGCGCGGCGAATTCCCGCAGATCGGATTTTCAATCTCCTGCACCACCCGCGAACCGCGTGAAGGGGAAGAGGACGGCAAGGATTATTTTTTCCTGAGTGTGGATGAGTTCAACGAAAAGCTGGAAGCCGGGGAATTCGCAGAATGGGCTGAGGTCCATGGTAATTTTTACGGCACCCCCAAAAAGCCGGTGGAAAAAATGCTCTTCAAGGGCATGGATATCCTGTTCGACATTGATTTTCAGGGCTGCATGCAGCTTATGGAGTCCATGCCTGACGGGATGTTCGTCTTTCTGATGCCTCCGTCTTACGGGGAGCTGCGTAAACGCCTTGAAGGCCGTAACACCGATACCGAACCGGTCATCAACCGCCGCATGCTCAATGCCATGAAGGAAATGGCTTCCGCACCGAAATTCGAGTACTGGATCGTGAACGACGATCTGGATAAGGCTTATGCGGAACTTAAGGCCATCTATCTTGCCGGAAAAAACCGTCCCTGCAGCAATCCGGGACTTCTTGAAAGTATTTTAAGTACATGGGAATAA
- a CDS encoding inactive transglutaminase family protein → MNSIQLKIIVALLLCLGLGIFSYKAFVLGFPLTAEEQTEIWNVEAHVSFEAEGSPVKATLQTLNRLPGYTVTDEYFIGDDYGLLHALQLADGTLQQEKNAENIIAIWSRRTAKSKQDLFYSARLRPKKTHREESWVHPVEIPTLSDPQFTEAEQVAANSLITEVGSESADIETFVPQLMKRLMKPKAHQDAAYLLRDNENTLGTVDMAVRLLHFSGIPAQSVHGITLITSTNAAIKHWLELYHNDKWHMFDVTKGTFGTPVNFVTWWRGNAPLATVSGGKNLNVTLSVVPATVSALGNVVDRLAVTAPTILEFSLFNLPVQAQATYRVILLIPIGVLLLVFLRNVIGITTFGTFMPVLIALSFRETQLLWGLCLFSIVIILGLAVRLYLEHLKLLLVPRLACVLIVVVLLMAGISIISFKLGFPRGVSVSLFPMVILSMTIERISVMWDELGAGKAIQQCIGSMAVAVLAYIAMSNLFIEHLIFVFPELFLVLLALTLMIGRYTGFRLMDLIRFRAFLKEG, encoded by the coding sequence ATGAATTCTATACAGCTTAAAATTATTGTCGCCCTGCTGCTTTGTCTGGGACTGGGCATATTCAGCTACAAAGCCTTTGTACTCGGCTTTCCTCTTACAGCCGAAGAACAGACTGAAATATGGAACGTGGAAGCCCACGTCTCCTTTGAGGCCGAAGGGAGCCCGGTCAAAGCAACCCTGCAGACCCTGAACCGCTTGCCCGGATACACTGTTACTGATGAATATTTCATCGGGGATGATTACGGCCTGCTCCACGCTCTGCAATTGGCGGACGGCACCCTGCAGCAGGAAAAGAATGCTGAAAACATCATCGCCATCTGGTCCAGACGCACAGCCAAATCCAAACAGGACCTCTTCTATTCAGCACGCCTCAGACCTAAAAAAACACACAGAGAAGAAAGCTGGGTTCATCCCGTGGAAATCCCCACGCTCAGTGATCCGCAATTCACTGAAGCGGAACAGGTAGCCGCCAACTCCCTGATTACCGAAGTGGGCAGCGAATCAGCAGATATAGAAACCTTCGTGCCCCAACTCATGAAAAGGCTTATGAAACCTAAAGCCCATCAGGACGCAGCCTACCTGCTCCGCGACAATGAAAACACACTGGGCACTGTAGATATGGCTGTACGTTTGCTTCATTTTTCCGGAATTCCGGCCCAGTCGGTACACGGCATCACCCTGATCACCTCAACAAATGCGGCAATCAAACACTGGCTGGAACTTTATCACAACGACAAGTGGCACATGTTCGATGTGACCAAAGGGACTTTCGGCACCCCGGTGAACTTCGTTACCTGGTGGCGCGGCAATGCCCCTCTGGCTACTGTCAGCGGCGGCAAAAACCTGAATGTAACCCTTTCCGTGGTTCCGGCAACGGTCAGTGCCCTTGGTAATGTGGTGGACCGTCTTGCTGTCACCGCGCCGACCATACTGGAATTTTCCCTGTTCAACCTGCCGGTACAGGCACAGGCCACCTACCGGGTCATCCTGCTTATTCCCATCGGGGTGCTGCTGCTGGTTTTCCTGCGCAATGTCATCGGCATCACCACCTTCGGGACATTCATGCCCGTGCTCATCGCCCTTTCGTTCCGCGAGACACAATTACTCTGGGGACTCTGCCTCTTCTCCATCGTCATCATCCTCGGACTGGCTGTCCGCTTATACCTTGAACACCTCAAACTGCTGCTGGTTCCGCGACTGGCCTGTGTGCTCATCGTGGTTGTGCTGCTCATGGCCGGGATCAGTATCATCAGTTTCAAGCTGGGATTCCCGCGCGGTGTTTCGGTCAGCCTTTTCCCCATGGTCATCCTGAGTATGACCATCGAACGGATATCGGTAATGTGGGATGAGCTGGGTGCCGGAAAGGCCATCCAGCAATGCATCGGCTCCATGGCCGTGGCCGTACTGGCTTATATCGCCATGAGCAACCTGTTCATCGAACACCTCATCTTCGTCTTCCCGGAACTCTTCCTCGTGCTGCTGGCCCTGACCCTGATGATCGGCCGCTACACCGGATTCAGGTTGATGGACCTGATCCGCTTCCGGGCATTCCTCAAGGAGGGCTGA
- the recJ gene encoding single-stranded-DNA-specific exonuclease RecJ, giving the protein MPKIWKLRSEEDLPSSIPAIADELGITELLAEILWHRGFQSREDMNLFLSPGLRNLCKPTEIPGLELSAQVIADGLAQGKKMAVWGDYDVDGVTSTAVVKTFLADRGYECEHYLPNRLEEGYGLNVEGIKKLHEQGIDLLLTVDCGITNNAEIAAANELGMTVVVSDHHLPGEELPPAAAICNPRLTEYNGETFEDCQCATLAGVGVAFMLMAQVNRLLPGDPADVRAYLDFVALGTIADVVELQGPNRILVKNGLLLLKEAKRPGLAALKVASGYDMFAAIGAGQVGFGLAPRINASGRMGDPGRALQLLMAEDMETARPIAKVLDELNSERRAEEERILHEAIAQAEEHIKRDKRAGLVLYSKNWHPGIIGIVASRVVERFYRPTVMLCEEDGVVKGSARSIKEFHIHEGLTTMSELFLNFGGHKLAAGMSFKSDLLSEFRERFDQAVIDKIGSDPLKASLKVDRELPLENIDYVLLKELELMQPFGMGNPEPVFTTPPVEVLERRPMGKAHVKLTVTDTEKTRKMPAKAWRMAEELGSELIGKTMRFAFSPKIDKFNGIPTIELTIRDYTRRRKK; this is encoded by the coding sequence TTGCCCAAAATCTGGAAGCTGCGCAGCGAGGAAGATTTACCTTCCTCCATCCCTGCTATTGCCGATGAACTCGGTATCACCGAACTTCTTGCGGAAATTCTCTGGCATCGCGGTTTTCAGAGCCGCGAGGATATGAATCTTTTCCTTTCTCCGGGGTTACGCAACCTCTGCAAACCAACTGAGATTCCCGGTCTTGAGCTTTCCGCACAGGTCATTGCCGACGGCCTTGCCCAAGGCAAAAAAATGGCTGTCTGGGGCGACTACGATGTGGACGGGGTGACCTCCACCGCTGTGGTCAAAACCTTCCTCGCCGATCGCGGCTATGAGTGCGAACATTACCTGCCCAACCGTCTTGAGGAAGGGTACGGCCTCAATGTGGAAGGCATCAAAAAATTGCATGAACAGGGCATCGACCTGCTTTTGACCGTGGATTGCGGCATCACCAACAATGCTGAAATCGCTGCTGCCAACGAGCTGGGCATGACCGTTGTTGTTTCCGACCACCACCTGCCCGGTGAGGAACTGCCTCCGGCTGCGGCCATCTGCAATCCCCGTCTGACAGAATACAACGGTGAAACTTTCGAAGACTGCCAGTGCGCCACCCTTGCCGGGGTGGGCGTGGCGTTCATGCTCATGGCGCAGGTCAACAGGCTGCTGCCCGGTGATCCGGCGGATGTGCGTGCTTATCTTGATTTTGTGGCTCTCGGAACCATTGCTGATGTGGTTGAACTTCAAGGGCCGAACCGTATTCTGGTCAAGAACGGGTTGCTGCTGCTCAAAGAAGCCAAGCGTCCCGGACTGGCTGCACTCAAAGTGGCCAGCGGATACGATATGTTTGCGGCCATCGGGGCCGGACAGGTCGGTTTCGGGCTGGCTCCGCGCATCAATGCTTCAGGCCGCATGGGCGATCCGGGCCGGGCGTTGCAGCTGCTCATGGCTGAGGACATGGAGACCGCAAGGCCTATTGCCAAGGTGTTGGACGAACTGAACTCCGAACGTCGGGCCGAGGAAGAACGAATTTTACATGAAGCCATCGCGCAGGCCGAAGAGCACATCAAGCGTGACAAGCGGGCCGGGCTGGTGCTTTATTCCAAAAACTGGCATCCGGGCATCATCGGAATTGTGGCTTCGCGGGTGGTGGAAAGATTCTACCGCCCCACGGTCATGCTCTGCGAAGAGGACGGGGTGGTCAAAGGCTCAGCCCGTTCCATCAAGGAATTTCATATTCACGAAGGGTTGACCACCATGTCCGAGTTGTTCCTCAATTTCGGAGGACACAAGCTGGCTGCGGGGATGTCTTTCAAGTCCGACCTGCTTTCCGAGTTCCGGGAGCGTTTTGATCAGGCGGTAATTGACAAGATCGGTTCAGATCCGCTCAAGGCATCGCTCAAAGTGGACCGCGAACTGCCGCTGGAAAATATTGATTACGTGCTGCTTAAGGAGCTGGAACTCATGCAGCCTTTCGGCATGGGTAACCCGGAGCCGGTCTTCACCACCCCTCCGGTGGAAGTTCTTGAACGTCGCCCCATGGGCAAGGCCCACGTGAAGCTCACTGTCACCGATACTGAAAAGACCCGCAAAATGCCCGCCAAAGCATGGCGCATGGCCGAAGAGCTCGGTTCAGAACTAATCGGCAAAACCATGCGTTTCGCCTTCTCGCCCAAGATCGACAAGTTTAACGGGATTCCTACTATTGAGCTTACTATTCGTGATTACACGCGAAGAAGGAAGAAATGA
- a CDS encoding alpha-L-glutamate ligase-like protein, producing MGWFAKLKEFGVMGLNARNGAYVLPNNPRKLYPLVDDKITTKELTQSAGLNVPELYGVFQAQHELKKLPQLLQKHDSFVVKPARGAGGNGILVITGKLGPRFRKPDDSLVAEEAISFHISNILSGMYSLGGMPDKAMIEYCVQFSPVFKNIAYQGVPDIRIIVYKGVPVMAMLRLPTRESDGKANLHQGAMGCGIDMRTGMTTSAVWKNDNCTHHPDTLHPVAGVSIPDWPKLLKQSALGYSVTGLGYLGVDIVLDKNMGPLILELNARPGLAIQVANRCGLQHRLDAIDKIHQDLHTENQRIQYAMDNFGS from the coding sequence ATGGGCTGGTTCGCTAAACTGAAAGAATTCGGGGTCATGGGCCTCAATGCGCGCAACGGGGCCTACGTGCTGCCCAACAATCCGCGCAAGCTCTACCCGCTGGTGGATGACAAGATCACCACCAAGGAATTAACCCAGTCCGCCGGACTGAACGTACCGGAACTCTACGGCGTGTTTCAGGCCCAGCATGAGCTGAAAAAACTCCCGCAGCTGCTGCAAAAACACGATTCTTTTGTGGTCAAACCCGCACGCGGTGCCGGGGGCAACGGAATTCTGGTCATCACCGGGAAGCTGGGACCGCGCTTCCGCAAACCGGATGATTCACTGGTGGCGGAAGAAGCTATTTCCTTCCACATTTCCAATATATTGAGCGGCATGTACAGTCTCGGCGGCATGCCGGACAAGGCCATGATTGAATATTGCGTTCAGTTCTCTCCGGTCTTCAAGAACATTGCATATCAAGGCGTGCCGGACATCCGCATCATCGTCTACAAAGGTGTTCCGGTCATGGCCATGCTGCGCTTGCCCACCCGGGAATCCGACGGCAAAGCCAACCTGCATCAGGGTGCCATGGGTTGCGGAATAGATATGCGCACAGGTATGACCACCAGCGCAGTCTGGAAGAACGACAACTGCACCCATCACCCGGACACCCTGCATCCCGTTGCCGGGGTAAGCATCCCGGACTGGCCGAAACTGCTCAAACAATCCGCACTGGGCTACAGCGTAACCGGGCTGGGTTACCTCGGCGTAGATATTGTACTGGATAAAAATATGGGACCGCTGATCCTTGAACTCAACGCCCGTCCGGGGCTGGCCATTCAGGTAGCCAACAGATGCGGGTTGCAGCACAGGCTGGACGCAATCGATAAAATCCATCAGGACCTGCACACAGAAAACCAACGGATTCAATATGCCATGGATAATTTCGGATCATAA
- a CDS encoding DUF370 domain-containing protein — MQKQTLLNIGFGNYVVSSRVITIVNPSSSPMRRLREDARQEGRLVDATQGRKTRSIIVTDSNHVILSAIQAETIGHRYTSEEGENE, encoded by the coding sequence ATGCAGAAGCAGACATTATTAAATATCGGATTCGGTAACTATGTGGTTTCGAGTCGGGTAATCACCATCGTCAACCCTTCCTCCTCGCCCATGCGCAGACTGCGTGAGGATGCGAGACAGGAAGGGCGGCTGGTAGATGCCACTCAGGGCCGTAAAACCCGTTCCATCATTGTTACCGATTCCAACCATGTTATTCTTTCGGCAATTCAGGCGGAAACCATCGGACACCGCTATACTTCCGAGGAGGGTGAAAATGAGTGA
- a CDS encoding lipopolysaccharide assembly protein LapB: MAANRITGVFSSQTESTVGTGTTTRQTVQKTYWFVRELDSGALEVQPLNSNNVPSGPKLMVERDKFLDNYHPEPEHFVEVVRPSMEALEGSIQRGEGHRASGESYSAEYEFGHAIDVDEENVRANFGLGLTYLERGETGRAEDVFRRLVGIGAIYEPEHKHLFNDFGINLRRNGMIDQALEYYHKAEELSKHDENLCLNIARAYYEKGEFANCVKYIKKSLQLNPELEEGIMFWSYLKNNGYISAEEDDLNIDLDAFEKKQQKDDGPIAGLDIDF, translated from the coding sequence ATGGCTGCCAACCGAATCACCGGGGTTTTTTCCTCCCAGACTGAATCCACAGTGGGAACCGGGACCACCACCCGCCAGACCGTGCAGAAGACCTATTGGTTTGTGCGGGAACTGGACAGCGGTGCTTTGGAAGTGCAGCCCCTGAACAGCAATAATGTTCCTTCCGGTCCCAAGCTCATGGTGGAGCGGGACAAGTTTCTGGATAATTACCACCCTGAACCGGAACATTTTGTGGAAGTTGTCCGGCCCAGCATGGAAGCTCTGGAAGGTTCCATACAGCGCGGGGAAGGGCATCGCGCCAGCGGCGAAAGCTACAGCGCGGAATATGAATTCGGGCATGCCATTGATGTGGACGAAGAAAATGTGCGGGCCAACTTCGGTCTCGGCCTGACCTACCTTGAACGTGGTGAGACCGGGCGCGCGGAGGATGTTTTCCGCAGGCTGGTTGGTATCGGGGCCATTTATGAACCGGAGCACAAGCACCTGTTCAATGATTTCGGTATAAACCTGCGCCGCAACGGCATGATTGATCAGGCCCTTGAGTATTACCACAAGGCTGAAGAACTCAGTAAACATGATGAAAACCTCTGCCTGAATATTGCCCGCGCTTATTATGAAAAGGGCGAATTTGCTAATTGCGTCAAGTACATCAAAAAATCCCTGCAGCTTAATCCTGAGCTGGAAGAAGGGATCATGTTCTGGTCTTACCTCAAGAACAACGGCTATATTTCTGCAGAGGAAGATGACCTTAATATTGATCTGGATGCTTTTGAGAAGAAGCAGCAGAAAGATGACGGGCCCATCGCAGGTCTTGATATTGATTTCTAG